In a single window of the Cucurbita pepo subsp. pepo cultivar mu-cu-16 chromosome LG18, ASM280686v2, whole genome shotgun sequence genome:
- the LOC111780639 gene encoding uncharacterized protein At2g34160-like, translating to MYAFAAIATVVTVAEILKNNGLALEKKIMTSTVDIKDDSRGRPVQKAKIEIVLGKTENFDELMAAAAEERENEDGEEQS from the exons ATGTATGCCTTTGCAGCCATTGCAACTGTTGTGACTGTTGCGGAAATTCTGAAAAACAATGGACTGGCTTTAGAAAAGA AGATAATGACTTCTACTGTTGATATCAAGGATGATTCTCGAGGGAGACCAGTTCAAAAAGCTAAG ATTGAGATTGTGCTGGGGAAAACTGAAAACTTCGATGAACTGATGGCTGCTGCTGCAGAGGAAAGAGAAAACGAAGATGGTGAAGAGCAGAGTtga